Proteins from one Triticum aestivum cultivar Chinese Spring chromosome 7A, IWGSC CS RefSeq v2.1, whole genome shotgun sequence genomic window:
- the LOC123153045 gene encoding uncharacterized protein translates to MSRIQLAFSLAFMKDIIYLLIDCLDSREEDLLGNKRKWDKTGFYPYESDEDEPYEYESGDDVVEGNVESFKEKEVLKIRAQGPAKYYNWRNEKYRCPYCSKPKPRSGLLEHLMEHCRATSISSHDYKIIGQHSALLKVLRNPDL, encoded by the exons ATGTCAAGAATCCAGCTTGCATTTTCATTAGCATTTATGAAGGACATCATTTATCTGTTGATTGATTGCTTAGattct CGGGAGGAGGATCTTCTGGGCAACAAGAGGAAGTGGGACAAGACTGGGTTCTACCCATATGAGtctgatgaagatgagccgtacgaG tatgaatctggagatgatgtggTCGAGGGGAACGTCGAGTCCTTTAAAGAGAAGGAGGTGTTGAAGATCAGGGCCCAAGGACCTGCTAAGTACTACAACTGGAGGAATGAAAAGTACCGGTGCCCCTACTGCAGCAAGCCCAAGCCCAGGTCTGGGTTATTGGAGCATCTGATGGAACATTGCCGGGCTACATCGATCTCCAGTCATGACTACAAGATCATTGGTCAGCATTCTGCCCTCCTGAAGGTCCTGAGAAACCCTGACCTCTAG